TATTGCACCTTCCTGCTTTGTCTGGGCCCCGTGGAATCTTTCGATGGGAGTCTATGCATGCTTGGCTGATGGTGTGGACTGCTATACGCAAAGTTTGGTGCAACTCGGCGACTACTCTACAGTCAGCCAGCGTAGCTTTCTCTGCACTGCATCTCACGATATTAGCCAACTAAGCCGGCCATTGATTTCCTCGCCCATCAGGATAGGCCAGCATGCTTGGATATGTGCGGAGGTCTTTGTCGGGCCTGGCGTTGAAATAGAAGAAGGTGCGGTTGTCGCTGCTCGTGGCGTCGTCACGCGGAACGTTGCCGCTTGGAAGATTGTTGGAGGAAGTCCGGCGCGAGAAATTGGCCACCGTGTTTTAAAGAGCAAGGACAACGCTGATGAGCGATAATAATATCGCTGTCATTATCCTCACTTATAATGAGGAAAAACATCTCGAACGAGCAATGCGGTCAGTTTCGTCGTTTTCGAATGAAATATTGGTCGTCGACTCTTTTTCTACCGATCGAACCGTCGAAATTGCGAAGGCATTTGGCGCACGTGTTTTGCAGCGGAGGTTTGATAACCAAGCGCGCCAATTCAATTGGGCACTAGATTGTTCTAACCTCCAGTCTGACTGGATTTTGCGTCTGGATGCCGACGAAATCATTGAGTCGGATTTAGCCGAAGAAATTACTAAAAGGCTTCCCTTTCTTTCGCACGAAGTTGTTGGAATAAATCTAAAGCGGAAACATATTTTCCTTGACCGTTGGATCCGGCACGGAGGTCGCTATCCACTTCTGATGCTTCGTTTATGGCGACGCGGCCATGGACGTGTCGAAGATCGCTGGATGGATGAACATGTTGTCGTTTCCGATGGGTACACTGTTACGTTAAATGGAGGATTCCTAGATCATAATTTAAACGATTTAGGATATTTCACTGAAAAACATAATAAATATGCTACTCGGGAAGCGATCGAAATTCTCAATCAACGTTATAATCTGTTTACTGCTCAACCTTCTTTGACCGCTAAAGGTTCGTCATTTCAAGCTACATTAAAGCGGTTTGTTAAGGAAAGAATTTACAACTTCGTTCCTTTTCCAATTTCGTCTTTATTTTATTTCTTATATAGATACGTTTTGCAGTTAGGATTTTTAGACGGGGGGCCGGGAATCATATATCACTTTCTTCAGGGATTTTGGTATAGATTTTTGGTCGGCGCAAAAGTATTTGAGTACAACTTGGTTTTGCGTACCTATTCGTCTCGACATGAACGAATACGCGCGCTCGAAAGATTGACCGGATATTCGCTGGGCGCAGATATTTAACGGGGATGCCGAGTAACCTGTATTATATCTAATGCGTTCATAATTACATTATAGAAATTTATTATTATATATATGATAATAAAGACACCATAGATGTATGGCGGCTAAATTATCGATACGCTCCTAATGGATTGTAATTTTATGCTCAAACGAATGTACGCTAATTCAGCTTACAGAGCTCGAATTTTTAATATTACAATGCTCATCTGTGGATATGGGTTTGGTCAAGGCTCTATTTTCTTAGCGCAAACTTGGCTCATGACTCACGATAGTCTGCATTTATTGTCGCTATTTGGCACTCATTTCTCCTTCGCCATGTTTGGTATCATTTTGGTAGAAGCTGGGTCACTTGTTACGCTTGCTAGACATTCTGCGAGCGTATTTGGGCAAAATAAGTCAAATGAGTTATGCCGACAAGGCTTGTGGCAAAAGTTCTGGGAAGTAACCGCATTTCGGTTCGCGTTATCTATAATGGTTATTATCTCAATTATTTTTTACGCACTTATCTATAGCATGGACGAATTTTCGCGGAATTATGCTATTTTTGCGGCACCGGCGTTCGTTGTGTGGTCATTTAATGGCGCTGGTCTATTGGATGGACTTAAGCTTAGCGGAATTAGTGGTATTTCCGGATCGATTGCTTATATTGCTTCTGCGTCTGCCCTTCTTTTAACGCAACACGTCTCATTGCCTATGGCTGGCGCGGTTCTAGGCGCAGCGTTCAGTGCAGGATACATCCTTACAGTTTGCGTGCAGGTAGTCGCTCTGCATGCGTCAGGCTGGACTGTGCAGTTTAGACGCCCAACTCGCGTAGGCATCTCAGTTGCAGCCCATGATGGATTTGCTTTATTGGGGAGCACCTTGCCTGGCCAATTTTATTTTCGTGGCCAACTATTATTATGCAGCGCGTGGCTGGGGCCGGTCCCCACAGCCATCTTGGTATACGTCAAGCAAATAATAGCGGCAGCAACTCAGCTGATTGGTTTTATTAGGCGGGTCGAGTTTCCTGCTCTTGTTGCTAGGCTGTCTAGTGACTCCAATAATCCTATCGCCACAATTATGAATGCCCAGCGCCTCGGAACATGGCTCTCAGGTATTGTCGCAGGTATTGTATTCTCAGGCGGCCTAGTGTTATCACAAGTGCATAATACACTTCCAGCTGGGCTGCCTTTTTACAGCGCAGCATTTTCAATAACTATTGTAAGTAGCTCGATAGTACTTGCCTTACAGCAGGGCGTATCGGCCTTGGGTTTGTACCGATCGCTGTTTTTTCGATCCGTAGTATCGACTGCAGCTGGGCTTTTTGTTAGTTACATTTTGATTAAGCCCTTTAATTTGATTGGTGTATTAGTTGCAGATTTGGTGTCAGCTGCGATTGGCGTGATAATATTTACACTCTACTTCAGGAATAAATCTCAATGAGATTTTTAAAAATAGCCATTCAAATTGCAATTATGCTTTTGCCATGGTCTATGCGAAGATGGTTTTTGGTTAAATGCATGGGTTACGATATCCATCCGACCGCTAGAGTTGGGAAATCAATTATCTTGTCTCGCAAGCTCATAATGGCTGAATATAGTAGGATTGGTGACCTCACTTTTGCGAGTGGTCTGGAGGAAATTCGGCTTGATCGGCACTCGAGAATAGGAAAATTAAATTGGATTTCGGGGTTTCCACTGGGACCTTCGCGATATTTCAGAGATTTTCCAGCACGTTACCCGCTACTACATGTCGGAGAGCACGCGAGCATAGTTAATAGGAATTTAATTGACTGCACGGACCGAGTGATAATTGGAAAATTCTCTCTCTTAGCGGGAAATCGTGGTCAAATACTTACCCACGGGATAGATATACGGACATCTAATCAGTCATGCGCGCCGGTAAAAATTGGCGATTACTGTATGGTGGGGACGGCTTGCGTAGTTCTTAAGGGGGCCTCACTGCCAAGTTATTGTATACTTGGTGCAGGTTCGGTCCTTCAAAAACATTATGCGGAGGGTTTTCGTCTTTATAGCGGGGTTCCCGCAGTTTCCGTTAAAATCTTGGCTGAAGATATTAGTTTCTTTCGGCGCTCTAAAGGGACTAGTGATTAGACTGAAGCTGATTTGGCAGAAAATATTTGGATGTTTATAGTAAAAATCTTCTGTTATGAACGGCACTGGATTGACGGACTGTTGGCAAGCATCGGTTGATTCGGCGGCCCGGAGAGGCTTTTTGCAGACCCGCCTGAGCGAGCTTCTTGGTTGCAGGAACACCTAGCCCCAATACTGTTCACTTAATAATACGGATTGCCATGGCGAGGTTGACTGCGGTGGGCGAGGGATCGCCTCGTCGACGGAGCGGGAAGGAGCTCATCTTTCGTTTGACGCCGCGTGGATTGCGCCGTCCGCGACGCGGCGGAAGGCGTTCGTCGAGGATTTCGGCCAGCATGGCGTCATGCGCTGCCTGACGTCGCCGAGGGGGAAAAAGTGGCCGGAGCCTGGATCTTTCGCCGTATGACGCGAACGGCGTGATGAATGAGAGTCGGTCCGGGTCTTCATCGACCTTGAGGGCCGCCTCGTGGATCAGGCTGCGGATTGCAAAATGCGCCATGAGCAAGCCGTAGAACTCCTGGCGGACGAGATCGGGGGTCTTGGAGCGCAAAACGATCTGGGCGCCGCGCAAATGGGTTTTGAGCTCACCAAAAGCCGTCTCGATTTCCCATCGCTCCTGGTAAAGTGCGGCCAGCTCCTGCGCTGGCGCCTGCTCGGGATCGAGGATGGTGGTGGCCAGACGGTAGACCGGTTCGGCATCGGCAACGCCGTCGAGCGCGTAATCGATGATGCGCACCACTACGCCATTGGTTTTGTGCCGAAAGTCCCACTGTGAGGCATAGATGCGACTTAGATATGAACCATCGGCCAAGCGCTTATCAGGCGACAGCCGCAGGTTCTTCCTGATACGCCATAGCAGATCTGCGCCATTCTCTTGGGCTTGTGTCCACAGCGCGAACCCGAAGAACGCGCGATCCGCCAAGCACAGCATGTCTTTGTCCAGCGCGGCAACCACGGTCTTGGCCAGAGTGATCTCGTGGGTGGCATAATCCGCCATCTTCGAGGCGAACACGATATGGGTGCCATTCTCCACCAGCGCGACAAACCGGATCTGCGGAAAGGCGCTGCTGCCCCGGCTCGCGCCAGGGCGCCCAAAGGCCGCTTCGTTGACCGTCTCGTCGGCAACATCGAATGTGCTGCCGTCCAGGCTCACCGTACGCATCCGATAGCAGACGCAGTGGAGCTGAGGGTCAAGATGTGAGATTATCGGCAGCGTCGCGAGGAGCTGCCTATGGAAGAGCAGGATATAGACACCGACCGGATTGATGAGGCGGTCCTGGCTCTGATGTTTTTGACGCTGCACGACCTGGATCGGATGTCAGGGACCTGTCGAGCCTGGAAGTCCTTTGACTGGGGCGCACTGGGACGCTTGTACGAGCAAGGATTGATCCACAATCCCGTGGGCAAGGCGAAGTCGGTAGTGTTGACCTCAACCGGCCGTGAGCGCTGCGAGCAGCTATTTCAGGGACTGTTCTGCGCAAGCCGCAAGCCCTCGGTCTAATAGTTCAGGCGGCGAGTTCCTCGGCGGCCTGCTGCTGAGCGGCCTTCCAATGCCAAGGGAGGAGTTCGTGAAGGCGGTTTTGTGGGATGTCGGCGATCCGGGCGAGGACGTCGGTGAACCAGGCGAGCGGATCGACGTCGTTGAGCCGAGCCGTGCCGAACAGGCTGAACATCATCGCCGCACGCTGGCCGCCACGGTCTGAGCCCACGAACAGCCAGGCTTTCCTTCCTCGAGCCGTCACATGTTCATTCTGCCCATGTCGGGCAGATGGTAGAGTTTCATTATCGTTGGCATCCATATTACGGCGACCGTTTTCGGTATGAAGGCCGCGAGGATCGGGCCAGTGGTGCGATTGTCCGGGTAGAGATCAGGCCGGGCGAGATCATTCAGGTTTCGGAGTGGATGCTGGATCGGGCGTTTTGCGCTGATATGGCAATGGGCGAACCGCGGGTTGCGGTGACTGGCCTCGTGGAGCTTCATAGACTGCTTACCGATCGCGGTTTCAGGCAGACTTCGTCGGATGGACTCACCGCCATCCAGGAGGCGCCCTATGAAGGCATTACCACCACCCTCGACGTTACCGATGCTGACCCGTCAGTTGAGCATGCCGCTCGATATGCCACAGATTCGGGGCCTGACCGACGCGGAACGAAGCACGGTCGTCGCCAGGTTGGCGACCCTCCTGATGGCGGCGGCCGGCGCCGTGGAGAAGGAGCCGAGCGATGACGGGCAATAATCTCATTCCGGCCACGGTGCTTAATCGCAAAGCTGTCGTCTACGTTCGGCAGTCCACCCCGGGCCAGGTCCAGAACAACCTGGAGAGCCAGCGGCGTCAATATGAACTTGTCGATGTTGCGCGCCGCTGGGGATTCCGTGATGTCGAAGTGATCGACGATGACCTCGGCCGTACCGCCAGTGCCGCTGTCGACCGCCCTGGTTTCGAACGACTGGTGAGCGGCCTGTGCACAGGTATGGTCGGCGCAGTGCTGTGCCTGGACGCATCGCGCCTTTCCCGTAATGGTCGAGACTGGCATCACCTCCTGGAACTGTGCGGCCTGGTGGAAGCGCGCGTGATCGATCTCGATGGCGTTTACGATCCTTGTCGACCGAATGATCGCTTGTTGTTGGGCATGAAGGGCAGCATCAGCGAGTTTGAGCTCGGCATTTTGCGAACGCGCATGCTCGACGCAGCGCGCGCCAAAGCACGACGGGGGGAACTGCGCCTCAGTGTTCCGATCGGCTATATCTGGCACCGTGATTATGGTCTGGGGCTTGATCCTGATCTCCGGGTGCAGGAGGCGATCCGCCTTATCTTTTCGCGCTTCCGCGAGCTTGGTAGCGCCCGCCAGGTGCTGATTTCGCTCACCGCGGACAATTTCCATTTCCCCCGTCCTTCTGACGGGCGCAAAAGAGTGTCCTTCGATTGGGTGCCGCTTCGCTATCGGAGCGTCATTTCGATCCTGAAGAACCCGTTCTACGCTGGGGCATACGCCTATGGCAAAAGTGAGAAGCGGACAGAGATTGTCGATGGCAGGGCTCGCAAAAGCTACGGCCACGGCAAGCCTTTTGGAACGTGGGAAGTGCTGCTCCAGGATCATCATGAAGGCTACATTGATTGGGGCGAGTTTGAGAGGAACCAGAGCCTTATTGCCGTCAATACCTTTGCAAAGAAGGGCGGCATCAAATCGGGTCGTGGCGGCCAGGCTTTGCTTGCTGGTCTGCTCACCTGTGGCCGATGTGGAAGGCGGTTGTCTGTTTCCTATAGAGGGCGGCCAAGCCATCCCTATTATCAATGCAAAAGTATCAACCAAATGCTGGCCAAACCCCGATGCATGACTTTTGGCGCGTCTCGGATTGAACCGCCCCGGGATTGCCGGAGGCCCGATCTCCTGAGAGAAAGGGTCTACGATGAGCAAGACTACAAACAAGTTTGCGCCTGAGGTTCGTGAGCGAGCGATCCGGATGGTTTTGGATCACGAGGGTGATCATCCTTCCCGCTGGGCGGCAGTCACATCGGTGGCCGAGAAGATCGGCTGCTCCGGCCATACTTTGCTCGAATGGGTAAAGAAGGCCGAGGTGGACAGCGGTAAGCGAGGCGGCGTGCCGACGGAAACTGCCGAGAAGCTAAAAGCTTTGGAGCGCGAGGTTCGCGAACTGCGGCAGGCGAATGAGATCCTTCGCAAGGCGTCGGCATATTTTGCCCAGGCGGAGCTCGACCGCCCGTTCAAACGATGATCGATTTTATCGACGAACATCGGGATGCTTATGGGGTCGAGCCGATCTGCCGGGTCCTGCCGATCGCCCCATCAACCTATCATGAGCGTGTCGCCCAGCGCCGGGATCCGGTGCGGCAAACTGCCCGCGTCAAACGCGACAAAGCTCTCAAACCTGAAGTCCTGCGCGTCTTCGCCGAGAACTTCGGGGTGTATGGCGTACGCAAGGTTTGGCGGCAGATGAAGCGCGAAGGTTTCGAGGTGGCGCGCTGCACAGTGGAGCGGCTCATGCGCGATCTGGGCCTGCAGGGGGTGATCCGAGGCAAACCGGTGCGGACCACGATCAGCGACAAGGCGGCATCGTGCCCTCTCGACCAGGTCAATCGCCAGTTCCACGCCCCGGCGCCGAACATGCTCTGGGTTTCCGACTTTACTTATGTCGCAACTTGGGCAGGCTTCGTCTACGTCGCCTTCGTAATCGACGTCTACGCCCGCTACATCGTTGGATGGCGGGTCAGCCGGTCCGCACATGCCAGCTTCGTTCTCGATGCGCTGGAGCAGGCTATCCATGAACGTCGCCCCGTTCACCGAGGCGGGCTCATTCACCATAGCGACCGCGGATCGCAATACGTATCTATTAAGTACACCGAGCGCCTCGCTGAAGCGGGCATCGAACCGTCGGTCGGCAGCGTCGGTGACAGCTACGACAACGCTTTAGCCGAGACAATCAACGGCCTCTACAAAGCTGAGGTAATCCACCGCAGAGGGCCTTGGCGGTCGTTCGAGGCCGTCGAATACGCCACGCTGGAATGGGTCGATTGGTTTAACAACCGGCGGCTCTTGGAGCCCATCGGGAACATCCCGCCGGTCGAAGCCGAGCAACGATATTACGATATGCTGGACGATATCCCAGTGGCAGCTTAATTTAACTAAAATGGCCTCCGGCAGTCCCGGGGCGGTTCAGTTTCAATTCGCCGATTTCAGCCGATTTCCGGTTCGAAAGACGAAGTCGTTCGTCCCCAGGCGCGTTGCCAACATCGAAAAGGTGCGGCGGTTCCGAGCGATCTCGAAGACGATCCGGCAAAACGCCCGGCGCCGCGCGTTCGGTTTATAGATAGAAACCAAATCAGCGGCGGATTGAGTGACCCCAGTATTCTCGTGGATCGACGTCGCTCCAGGTGAACAGACAACTCTCCGCCATGCTATGCAATGCGTCGGAGCCAGCGCGGGATTTCACTGCCTGCCGGTGTCTTGTGGGCCACCGAAGCGCAGGTCTATGATGCGGTGGTATACCGCGATCAGATGTTTACAGTTGGATAGCGGAAGGCTGATGCTGGAGCCATCGAGAGCCTCAACAACGTCTTCCTGCGAAACCGGCCCTCCAAGCAGTCTGCACAATATGAGTGCCAAGCTTTGTTCGTCACCGATCGGCAGAGTTCTACCCAGAGAATGAAGGGCCCGATCGACCTCCGCTTCATCGATTTGCCGTAAGGCGTCGAACGTAGCCATCTGTGGTTCCGTAATCGCTAGATTGAGGATCATCGCGGGCTGGGCACAGCGGAGATTAGATCGGTGGTGCGAGCCCGCGCCTCGCTGTAGCCTCCGATCCATGCAATGCGTTTGCGAGCAGCTTTATAGGGATTGCTGCTGGTAGGTTGCCCTCTTCTAGCGGCGTTGAAACCCGAATGACGCGCTTCCAGTAAGTCACCCAAACATGCCCCCACGATTTGGTGAATAAGATTGCTGCTATGCAGCACAGTACGGTTCAAAAATCCACTTCATTCGTTTGAGCAAAGGGTCTGCTCTGCAATTGGGCCAGCCTCCCGCCGCCCTCCTCGTCAGAGCCGTCGCCGCGCTGCCTGGAAGGCTGACCCACCTATCAGCTGCCGCCTGACGAGGTTGATGGTCGTCAGCGACCAAAGCGTGCGGTGACGCCAAGTGCGCCGGTCCCATGGTATGCGGCCCCATTCGTCCCTCCAACTCAGGGCCGGCAGCACGGCAAAAAATCCGTGGCGCGAAGCGCGCATGTTTTGAAAGTGGATTGACGATAAAGTGAGGACGACGAACTGGGATTGTTGTTCCGCCGAGTGTTTCGAGGCCCTTGTTATTCATCTCATCAGAATACCCGAGCTTTTTTAATGAGGTCACGGACGTCCTTTACTCCCCAAAATCGGGGCCTGAAATCGCTGGGCCGGTCAGCCGGTCGCACAGGTTTACCAATTTCGCAGCAAACGTGCGTAGGCGAAAGACAGTGCCATTCGTGCTATCGAGGATGAATTGCCCAACGCATTCGTGCTTTCGAGTAGAATTAAATTTATGCGATTGCTGAGGCCGACGGCGCTCCAGACCCCAGATGTGCCTACAAAACGATTCCTACTCGAAAGCACGAATTAACGGTTCCGTGCTGCCCCGGGCGGGGTATCCAGCCCATGCCTACAGACCGCCCGCTACGTCGTCCGGCTGAAGCCTTCGCCGACGGACAAGAGCTGGCATCCGTTTTCCCTCACCGCGTCATCAGCGAAGCAGTCACCGAAATTGAGCCCGGCAGGGTGTCTGCTCTTGCCCCACGCCTCGTAGGCCCCGGCCACGCGGCACGCGGCGGCGGGGGGCACCGGGACCACCTCCACGCCCAGCCCGTCCAACAGGCGGGCGGCTTTGGCGCCGATATTGCGGCGCCCCGCTACGATCAGCGTTTCCGCCAGGTCGCCGCCGAGATCACGACGGCGACCTGGCGTTCGAGAGCATCGCTTTGCGGTTCGTTCAAAAGGATGGCGATGATAGCAGAGGGATCAACGGCGATCATCCGGGTATGCCTTCCTCGCCGTAGAGGAAGTCCTGGCTGGCCGCGGCGTTCGCGCCGGGAAGCGCCTCACCTGCGGCGGCGGAGCGAACCGCTTCGGCCCGGCGGACCAAGTCCGTCAGCTGTGCCATCGCATCGGATACCGAAATCCGCACCTCACAGCTCCTGTCATCTGGTTTGCGCCAAAAGCCAAAAATAGACCATTCAATAGTCTGCGACAAACCGGTAAGGCGTAAACGCACTCCATAGATAATGTTATTTATGACAGACTGAAGGTACGTCACTCCGGTCGCCCCGTGCGACACCCAACCTTCGAAGCATTTGGCTTTTGGGCAAATAAGGGACAGACAGAAGGGCACAGCGCATTTGCTCGCTGTGTTTTCGGGTCGCCTCCGGCATGACCCTCCAAGGGACAGATGGCGCGACATGAATTTCTCTGTACGGACCTGGCGCGCATTGGCGATCTTCGGGATCGCGGCTCTTGCGGGCAGTTCCATACTAGCCAGTGGCTATGTCCTGCTCGACGGCGGCCATGGTCCTGCCGGTGACGGCGCAAGGAGCGTTGCGGTTACGGGACAGCGTCTGTTGCGCGCGTTCGGCGCGATTGGCGATGGCCGCACCGATGATACCGCAGCCCTGCAAAAAGCGTTCGACACTGCGGCCGGGCAATGTCTTGATGGAGAAGGCCGCACGTTCCTCGTCAGCGGGTCGCTGCGGGCAGGATCCGACTTGTGCCTGAAGCATGTTCGCATCGTGCAGGCGCCTGCACGATCGACGACGCGTGCCTTCATCGCCGGCGCCTGCGCCATGACGGTCGATCCTGAAGCGGTGATCGATTGCCACGATGCGCCGATAGCCAGTCGCGATACCGAAGCCTTGCGCACCTATACGCAGACGCGCACGCTGTTCATCCGTCCCGCCCGCAGCGGCGCTGCCTTGCGGGTCCATCTCCAGGACGTCACGATCAACAGGGGTGATGACCCGCGTTCCGGTTCGCGCGCCGATGCTGCCGGCATCTGGATCGAAAACGCTACCGAGGTCCTGCTAGACACAGTGACGATCACCGGAGCAGGCAAAGGTTACGGGTTGATGATCGCTCATTCGCGCAACGTGATGGTGCGCGGCCTCTACATTCACGATCTCGTCTGGGCGCCGTACGACGGTGATACCCCGCTGTCGCTTGCACGGGTCCAGCAAGAGGGCTGGAACCGGCCCATGGTGCGCGAACTGCGACCTTCGCTCAAGGGCGGCAAGGGGTTCGGCTTCGGCGGCACGCGGGTGCAGGAACAACTCGTGGGCTTGATGATCGCGGGCTCGCGTCAGGTCACTTTGCGCGACACCAGGATCGATGGATGCCAGGCGCGGTTTGCGGAAGGGGATGTGCCCTGGCAGGCGGACGGCATCAACATCAGCCAGGATTCGCGCGACGTGTCGATCGAAGGCGACACGCTGGTCCGCAATACCTGGGAAGGGATCGACATCGCCGGGACAGGTATTGGCGCGGGAGCCAGCAACCTGCGGATCACCGGGGCAAGCATTACCGACAGCTTCGCCTTCGGGATCAAGCTGGGCCACCGCCTAACCGACGTGCGCGTACGCGATACCAGGATTTCAGGTGCCGGGCTGGCCGGGGTGGTACTTTACGGTCCGATTGACGGGATCGTACTGGAGGGCCTGCGCATCGACATGGCGGACCGGCGGCGTGTGCCGCTCGCCGAATGGCCCGCAACCAAGGTGGGTATTCTGATCGACCGGAGCGGTGAAGGTGTCCCCAGGAACCTTCGCCTCTCCGACATCGCGGTGTCCGGGGGCGGGTCCTGCACCGCCGGTGTCCAAGACCGCGCGGGCGTGCGGCCCGAGATAGCGGACTTACGCATCTCGGGTTGCGCCGCGCGTTATGCGACCAGCGACTGAGGCGGCAACTGCGCGCTTACCGCAGATTGTCTCCGATGTTTATGAAGGTGAAGACGAACTGCGAGACGATGCCGCTGAAGTTCTGCAGGTCGAGAAGCGGCGCCTGCGACACGTAAATGACGTCGCGGTCGTGCACGGCGAACTGCTGGGCGAGGAACAGGCTTTCGGGCCTGCTCATGTCCAACTTGTAGATTACCGGGATCCGGCCGCGTTTGTCGCGCAGGTCCTGCGCCACAGCGGCATTGTCCAGACCTAACGCAGCGGGCGCCTCGAAACGGAAGACGAAGACACCTCGAACGTCGGCCTTTTGCGCGTCAAGTCCGCCGACGCGCGCGAGGGCCTGGGCCAGGGTGATACCAGAGGCTTCGAACTGGACCTCGGAGGCTTGCTTGACTGAACCCAGCGCGGTGAAACTGTAAGGCTGGAACAG
Above is a window of Novosphingobium sp. P6W DNA encoding:
- a CDS encoding glycosyltransferase family 2 protein, with protein sequence MSDNNIAVIILTYNEEKHLERAMRSVSSFSNEILVVDSFSTDRTVEIAKAFGARVLQRRFDNQARQFNWALDCSNLQSDWILRLDADEIIESDLAEEITKRLPFLSHEVVGINLKRKHIFLDRWIRHGGRYPLLMLRLWRRGHGRVEDRWMDEHVVVSDGYTVTLNGGFLDHNLNDLGYFTEKHNKYATREAIEILNQRYNLFTAQPSLTAKGSSFQATLKRFVKERIYNFVPFPISSLFYFLYRYVLQLGFLDGGPGIIYHFLQGFWYRFLVGAKVFEYNLVLRTYSSRHERIRALERLTGYSLGADI
- a CDS encoding IS4 family transposase, translating into MSLDGSTFDVADETVNEAAFGRPGASRGSSAFPQIRFVALVENGTHIVFASKMADYATHEITLAKTVVAALDKDMLCLADRAFFGFALWTQAQENGADLLWRIRKNLRLSPDKRLADGSYLSRIYASQWDFRHKTNGVVVRIIDYALDGVADAEPVYRLATTILDPEQAPAQELAALYQERWEIETAFGELKTHLRGAQIVLRSKTPDLVRQEFYGLLMAHFAIRSLIHEAALKVDEDPDRLSFITPFASYGERSRLRPLFPPRRRQAAHDAMLAEILDERLPPRRGRRNPRGVKRKMSSFPLRRRGDPSPTAVNLAMAIRIIK
- a CDS encoding DUF6429 family protein, whose product is MEEQDIDTDRIDEAVLALMFLTLHDLDRMSGTCRAWKSFDWGALGRLYEQGLIHNPVGKAKSVVLTSTGRERCEQLFQGLFCASRKPSV
- a CDS encoding IS3 family transposase (programmed frameshift), coding for MSKTTNKFAPEVRERAIRMVLDHEGDHPSRWAAVTSVAEKIGCSGHTLLEWVKKAEVDSGKRGGVPTETAEKLKALEREVRELRQANEILRKASAYFCPGGARPPVQTMIDFIDEHRDAYGVEPICRVLPIAPSTYHERVAQRRDPVRQTARVKRDKALKPEVLRVFAENFGVYGVRKVWRQMKREGFEVARCTVERLMRDLGLQGVIRGKPVRTTISDKAASCPLDQVNRQFHAPAPNMLWVSDFTYVATWAGFVYVAFVIDVYARYIVGWRVSRSAHASFVLDALEQAIHERRPVHRGGLIHHSDRGSQYVSIKYTERLAEAGIEPSVGSVGDSYDNALAETINGLYKAEVIHRRGPWRSFEAVEYATLEWVDWFNNRRLLEPIGNIPPVEAEQRYYDMLDDIPVAA
- a CDS encoding Rmf/CrpP family protein; this translates as MLHSSNLIHQIVGACLGDLLEARHSGFNAARRGQPTSSNPYKAARKRIAWIGGYSEARARTTDLISAVPSPR
- a CDS encoding right-handed parallel beta-helix repeat-containing protein, translating into MNFSVRTWRALAIFGIAALAGSSILASGYVLLDGGHGPAGDGARSVAVTGQRLLRAFGAIGDGRTDDTAALQKAFDTAAGQCLDGEGRTFLVSGSLRAGSDLCLKHVRIVQAPARSTTRAFIAGACAMTVDPEAVIDCHDAPIASRDTEALRTYTQTRTLFIRPARSGAALRVHLQDVTINRGDDPRSGSRADAAGIWIENATEVLLDTVTITGAGKGYGLMIAHSRNVMVRGLYIHDLVWAPYDGDTPLSLARVQQEGWNRPMVRELRPSLKGGKGFGFGGTRVQEQLVGLMIAGSRQVTLRDTRIDGCQARFAEGDVPWQADGINISQDSRDVSIEGDTLVRNTWEGIDIAGTGIGAGASNLRITGASITDSFAFGIKLGHRLTDVRVRDTRISGAGLAGVVLYGPIDGIVLEGLRIDMADRRRVPLAEWPATKVGILIDRSGEGVPRNLRLSDIAVSGGGSCTAGVQDRAGVRPEIADLRISGCAARYATSD